One genomic window of Bacilli bacterium PM5-9 includes the following:
- a CDS encoding large subunit ribosomal protein L31 (product_source=KO:K02909; cath_funfam=2.10.110.10; cog=COG0254; ko=KO:K02909; pfam=PF01197,PF13453; superfamily=143800; tigrfam=TIGR00105) — translation MKKGIHPDYKRTTVTCTTCNSTFETGSTVEDIKVDTCSQCHPFYTGRQRFASAAGRVERFKQKYNKEDK, via the coding sequence ATGAAAAAAGGAATTCATCCAGATTATAAGAGAACTACAGTAACATGTACAACATGTAATAGTACTTTTGAAACTGGTTCAACAGTAGAGGATATTAAAGTTGATACTTGTAGCCAATGTCACCCATTTTATACTGGAAGACAAAGATTTGCTAGTGCTGCAGGACGTGTTGAAAGATTTAAGCAAAAATACAACAAAGAAGATAAATAA
- a CDS encoding redox-sensing transcriptional repressor (product_source=KO:K01926; cath_funfam=1.10.10.10,3.40.50.720; cog=COG2344; ko=KO:K01926; pfam=PF02629,PF06971; smart=SM00420,SM00881; superfamily=46785,51735), giving the protein MSKYVPYATRKRLPIYYKILKSLQKKGVDAITSTELSNLLKIDSTTIRRDFSAIGKLGKKGTGYPISSIIEIFENEFDLTNMEGVILIGLGHLGSAVAKYYDIQDSVSYLSQIYEVDDELIGTTFMGVDVLDYKKINQSIDKSSHIAVLTVSEDKAQAILDELVELGIKGFINFTGAKVFCEDPNVLINDIDIMQVVQSLIYDLRTGY; this is encoded by the coding sequence ATGAGTAAATACGTTCCATATGCAACACGAAAAAGGTTGCCAATTTATTATAAAATTTTAAAAAGCTTACAAAAAAAAGGTGTTGATGCTATAACTTCAACTGAATTATCTAATTTATTGAAGATTGATTCAACAACGATTAGAAGAGATTTTTCAGCAATTGGTAAATTAGGAAAAAAAGGTACTGGATATCCTATTTCATCAATAATTGAAATTTTTGAGAATGAGTTTGATTTAACAAATATGGAGGGTGTTATCTTAATTGGTTTAGGACATCTTGGAAGTGCGGTTGCTAAATACTATGATATTCAAGATAGTGTTAGTTATTTATCACAAATTTATGAAGTTGATGATGAACTAATTGGGACAACTTTTATGGGAGTAGATGTTTTAGATTATAAAAAGATTAATCAATCTATTGATAAAAGTTCGCATATTGCTGTCTTGACTGTTTCTGAGGATAAAGCTCAAGCAATTCTTGATGAATTAGTTGAGTTAGGAATAAAAGGATTTATTAATTTTACTGGAGCTAAAGTATTTTGCGAAGATCCTAATGTTTTAATAAATGATATTGATATTATGCAAGTTGTTCAATCATTAATATATGATTTAAGGACAGGATATTAA
- a CDS encoding TatD DNase family protein (product_source=KO:K03424; cath_funfam=3.20.20.140; cog=COG0084; ko=KO:K03424; pfam=PF01026; superfamily=51556; tigrfam=TIGR00010) — protein MKRSVLDMGMLFDTHVHLNGKPFIEDIENVVKTSQKNGIKKMVCIGYDMQSSLLAIDLAYRFPNVIYAAIGIHPNDCNDISDDDLKRLEAMLDEPCVVALGEIGLDYHWDTVKPEVQKEFFIKQIEMAKRKNKPIIIHSREATKDTYDILKQQDISKIGGVMHSYSSSNDMAKEFIKLNMMISISGVITFNNARRTKEVAKDIPLDKLLIETDCPYLTPVPYRGKTNYPEYTYYVAQEIASQKDMDIDGVIEQTYKNACQFFKIAE, from the coding sequence ATGAAAAGGAGTGTTTTAGATATGGGAATGTTATTTGATACGCATGTTCATTTAAATGGTAAGCCATTTATTGAAGATATTGAAAATGTTGTAAAAACTTCACAAAAAAATGGTATTAAAAAAATGGTATGTATTGGATATGATATGCAAAGTAGTTTACTTGCGATTGATTTAGCTTATCGTTTTCCAAATGTTATTTATGCAGCTATTGGTATTCATCCAAATGATTGTAATGATATTAGTGATGATGATTTAAAAAGACTTGAAGCAATGTTAGATGAACCATGTGTTGTTGCACTTGGTGAAATTGGACTTGATTATCATTGGGATACTGTTAAGCCTGAAGTACAAAAAGAATTTTTTATCAAACAAATTGAAATGGCTAAAAGAAAAAACAAGCCAATTATTATTCATAGTCGTGAGGCGACAAAGGATACATATGATATTTTAAAACAACAAGATATTTCTAAAATTGGTGGTGTAATGCATTCTTATTCATCAAGTAATGATATGGCAAAAGAATTTATTAAGTTAAACATGATGATATCAATTTCTGGTGTAATAACTTTTAATAATGCTCGTAGAACAAAAGAGGTTGCTAAAGATATTCCATTGGATAAATTGTTAATTGAAACTGATTGTCCTTATTTAACTCCAGTTCCATATCGTGGTAAAACAAACTATCCTGAGTATACATATTATGTTGCTCAAGAAATTGCGAGTCAAAAAGATATGGATATTGACGGTGTTATTGAACAAACTTATAAAAATGCTTGTCAATTTTTTAAAATTGCTGAATAA
- a CDS encoding hypothetical protein (product_source=Hypo-rule applied; transmembrane_helix_parts=Inside_1_39,TMhelix_40_62,Outside_63_63), protein MVIMSEEKIEQNDDLDTEVNYSYGKPKLFNSKKGEKKTAFVSGFISFIFLILFLFIAYLIQLI, encoded by the coding sequence GTGGTAATTATGTCTGAAGAAAAAATAGAACAAAATGATGATTTAGATACAGAAGTAAATTATTCTTATGGAAAACCAAAGTTATTTAATAGTAAAAAAGGCGAAAAAAAGACAGCTTTTGTTTCTGGTTTTATATCTTTTATTTTTCTTATTTTATTTTTATTTATTGCATATTTAATACAACTTATTTAA
- a CDS encoding DNA-binding SARP family transcriptional activator (product_source=COG3629; cath_funfam=1.10.10.10,1.25.40.10,3.40.50.300; cog=COG3629; pfam=PF03704,PF07719; smart=SM00028,SM00382; superfamily=110993,46785,46894,48452,52540) → MKFDINLLGEFSVKKDGELIKFPFKKTAILFAYLVIYKEANRKEIAALLWENVDETEVRKNLRNALYTLRKVLDQDIIKTDGNTKIYLNQDYEYNCDYLQITSSKNAIEIVSLYDHFLDSLNIDKMTNFKKWVNEVQDKLLSIYVNACDKLIIKYKEANKLDDALEMLHQKVKYHKYDEAAYRDIMRIYLEKNEFDKAIEAYATINNTLSNNLKINCEQDTIKLYEKVVNRKLSMIKTRNTNITNEENEKILNKLIDAYDSLIKYNKSSFFVLDGEPGVGKTFLINRFLTYVKKDVELFKIFCYENDEDYVFRGIEPFITELSFRFKTLSFNDLLTFAFKDANNAFSQDERYTYFDFYFIKLMKKLLDNNKIVLLVEDTNYLDISSRMLFDKLCEANLENLMIIFTYAQKSEQKNEIKCTEELYVKAWNKHDIKRFLMKKNNANKISDAQIDVIYNKTKGNPFYIRNIYKFDNIENVTKEMIYSKIYESLSNNEQHVIDILAVFIRSTSLKNLKIIVTLSNLDLIETLRCLEEKEIISSYRSKLGIVYQISSELFKEFIYNNLNKHVKNQLHNTIAYNLEANSIDVETPLYLYQILLDHFISSNNKVKELEYRIKYYSIKNYSACELFSIVEISLIDSLYLDHDDNFETLLDELENELYDISGNNIFSSSFKEMSILFYVMKARYYLMKVNNEESIKAINILMGITDNMEDIIKRHNTYYLMIYYSINANDFDNLNYILDKLLNSIRLLDTFSIEYTKSMITYSRFKGYYYMVSNNPDKAIYYLKKGLTIANNTTFNLDITYKASIYHYLGQVYIVQNKYKEAIDAFNRCLRLLMKENLLIDAVLVTRGFLSISYYLNDDIDKACENAKNFKEYQSYKNFYLKERLFDCCFDIIINKRCQDDKPILDNNFDYQIFKLIFEKHCKN, encoded by the coding sequence ATGAAATTTGATATAAACTTATTAGGTGAGTTTAGTGTTAAAAAAGATGGGGAATTAATAAAATTTCCATTTAAAAAAACAGCAATTCTTTTTGCATATTTAGTTATCTATAAAGAAGCTAATAGAAAAGAAATTGCGGCTTTATTATGGGAGAATGTTGATGAGACAGAAGTTAGAAAAAATTTGAGAAATGCTTTATATACTCTTAGAAAAGTTTTAGATCAAGATATTATTAAAACAGATGGAAATACAAAAATTTATCTAAATCAAGATTATGAGTATAATTGTGATTATTTACAAATAACAAGTTCAAAAAATGCAATTGAAATTGTTTCATTATATGATCATTTTTTAGATAGTCTTAATATTGATAAAATGACTAATTTTAAAAAATGGGTTAATGAAGTTCAAGATAAGCTTTTAAGCATTTATGTTAACGCTTGTGATAAATTAATTATTAAATATAAAGAAGCAAATAAACTTGATGATGCTTTGGAAATGTTGCATCAAAAAGTTAAATATCATAAATATGATGAAGCAGCATATCGAGATATTATGAGAATTTATTTAGAAAAAAATGAGTTTGATAAGGCAATTGAAGCCTATGCAACTATTAATAATACATTAAGTAATAATCTTAAAATAAACTGTGAACAGGATACAATTAAATTATATGAAAAAGTAGTTAATCGAAAATTATCAATGATTAAAACTAGAAATACTAATATTACGAATGAAGAGAATGAAAAAATTCTTAATAAATTAATTGATGCCTATGATAGTTTAATTAAATATAATAAATCATCATTTTTTGTTTTAGATGGAGAACCAGGTGTTGGTAAAACATTCTTGATAAATCGCTTTTTAACTTATGTTAAGAAAGATGTTGAATTATTTAAAATATTTTGTTATGAAAATGATGAAGACTATGTTTTTAGAGGTATTGAGCCTTTTATAACAGAATTATCATTTAGATTTAAAACGTTATCATTTAATGATTTACTAACATTTGCCTTTAAAGATGCTAATAACGCATTTTCACAAGATGAAAGATATACATATTTTGATTTTTATTTTATTAAATTAATGAAAAAGTTATTAGATAATAATAAGATTGTTTTATTAGTAGAGGATACTAATTATTTAGATATTTCATCAAGAATGTTGTTTGATAAACTATGTGAAGCTAATTTAGAAAATTTAATGATTATCTTTACTTATGCTCAAAAAAGTGAACAAAAGAACGAAATTAAATGCACAGAAGAGTTGTATGTAAAAGCATGGAACAAACATGATATTAAACGTTTCTTAATGAAAAAGAATAATGCTAATAAAATTAGTGATGCACAAATAGATGTCATCTATAATAAAACAAAAGGAAATCCTTTTTATATTAGAAATATTTATAAATTTGATAATATTGAAAATGTTACAAAAGAAATGATTTATAGCAAGATTTATGAGTCTTTATCTAATAATGAGCAACATGTTATTGATATACTAGCAGTATTTATAAGATCAACATCATTAAAAAACTTAAAGATAATTGTAACTTTATCAAATTTAGATTTAATTGAAACTTTACGATGTTTAGAAGAAAAAGAGATTATTAGCTCTTATCGTTCTAAACTTGGAATAGTTTATCAAATTTCAAGTGAATTGTTTAAAGAGTTTATTTATAATAATTTAAATAAACATGTAAAAAATCAATTGCATAATACAATCGCCTATAACTTAGAAGCAAACTCAATTGATGTTGAAACACCATTATACCTATATCAAATATTATTAGATCACTTTATTTCATCTAATAATAAAGTAAAAGAGTTAGAATATCGAATTAAATATTATTCAATAAAAAATTATTCAGCTTGTGAGTTGTTTTCAATTGTTGAGATATCATTAATTGATTCATTGTATTTAGATCATGATGATAATTTTGAAACATTATTAGATGAATTAGAAAATGAATTATATGATATTTCAGGAAATAATATTTTCTCATCATCATTTAAAGAAATGTCGATATTATTTTATGTAATGAAAGCTCGTTATTATTTAATGAAAGTAAATAATGAAGAATCAATAAAAGCTATTAATATTTTAATGGGAATTACTGATAATATGGAAGATATAATTAAAAGACATAATACATATTATTTGATGATTTATTATTCAATAAATGCTAATGATTTTGATAATTTGAATTATATTTTAGATAAATTATTAAATTCAATAAGACTATTAGATACCTTTTCAATTGAATATACTAAATCAATGATTACTTATTCAAGATTTAAGGGATATTATTATATGGTAAGTAATAATCCAGATAAAGCAATATATTACCTTAAAAAAGGGTTAACAATCGCAAATAATACAACTTTTAATTTAGATATAACATATAAGGCAAGTATTTATCATTATTTAGGTCAAGTCTATATTGTTCAAAATAAATATAAGGAAGCAATTGATGCCTTTAATCGCTGTTTAAGATTATTAATGAAAGAGAACTTATTAATAGATGCTGTTTTAGTAACAAGAGGATTTTTATCAATTAGTTATTACTTAAATGATGATATTGATAAGGCTTGTGAAAATGCTAAGAATTTTAAAGAATACCAATCGTATAAGAATTTTTATTTAAAAGAAAGGTTGTTTGATTGTTGTTTTGATATTATAATTAATAAAAGATGTCAAGATGATAAACCTATCTTAGATAATAATTTTGATTATCAAATTTTCAAGTTAATATTTGAAAAACATTGTAAAAATTGA
- a CDS encoding DNA-3-methyladenine glycosylase I (product_source=KO:K01246; cath_funfam=1.10.340.30; cog=COG2818; ko=KO:K01246; pfam=PF03352; superfamily=48150; tigrfam=TIGR00624), producing MKRCCWVSDNDSTMIDYHDNEYGKMITDNKLLFELLTLELMQTGLSWKIVLDKRDAFRVRFMNYELNDLIKMTDVDIIELYEAKDIIRNKMKINAVINNAKNIVEKDINLHKYIIDNFSKYQSDYKKCAKQYKDDGFKFIGPSVIESLHKALGLEEGHEKECFRYGNVI from the coding sequence ATGAAACGATGTTGTTGGGTTAGTGATAATGATAGTACAATGATTGACTATCATGATAATGAATATGGTAAAATGATAACAGATAATAAGTTATTATTTGAATTACTAACACTAGAATTAATGCAAACTGGATTAAGTTGGAAAATTGTTTTGGATAAAAGAGATGCTTTTAGAGTTCGTTTTATGAATTATGAGTTAAATGATTTAATAAAGATGACTGATGTTGATATAATTGAATTGTATGAGGCAAAGGATATTATTAGAAACAAAATGAAAATAAATGCTGTTATTAATAATGCAAAAAATATTGTTGAAAAAGACATTAATTTACATAAATATATAATTGATAATTTTAGTAAATATCAAAGTGATTATAAAAAATGTGCTAAACAATATAAAGATGATGGATTTAAATTTATTGGTCCATCAGTTATTGAATCACTACACAAAGCATTAGGATTAGAAGAAGGTCATGAAAAGGAGTGTTTTAGATATGGGAATGTTATTTGA
- a CDS encoding ATP-dependent RNA helicase RhlE (product_source=KO:K11927; cath_funfam=3.40.50.300; cog=COG0513; ko=KO:K11927; pfam=PF00270,PF00271; smart=SM00487; superfamily=52540) yields the protein MQDFKEFKLREELIKALDLIGYVKPTPIQQKAIIPIMENKDIIACAQTGTGKTAAFSLPILNDMERNGNIQALILTPTRELALQIDENIREYKKFLKLKSVVIYGGVKQGRQVRALQQQADILIATPGRLLDLINQKYIDLKNIDYFVLDEADNMLDMGFIHDIRKLEKIIPKKRQTLLFSATMPPEIKKLAQTLLNNPTEISVAPVSSTVDTIKQSLYYVDKSNKIDLLLDILDDKRYHSTLIFTRTKHGADKLAKKLKLHKFKVGVIHGSKSQNNRQRTLSDFKDGKFNTLIATDIAARGLDIDDLSYVINFEIPNIPETYVHRIGRTGRVGKLGEAISLCALDEKGFIKDIQKLIKKDIDIVVDHNYPMKNKKEVQKKKVVKSNKTSKKSVNKVHDKKKVVKSNKPDKRKGNDTQEKKRVNKQGKLFNQKKKSSNTNFKKKNNKR from the coding sequence ATGCAAGATTTTAAGGAATTTAAATTAAGAGAAGAATTAATTAAGGCATTAGATTTAATTGGTTATGTAAAGCCTACACCAATTCAACAAAAAGCAATTATACCTATTATGGAAAATAAAGATATAATAGCATGTGCACAAACTGGTACTGGTAAAACAGCGGCTTTTTCATTGCCAATATTAAATGATATGGAAAGAAATGGTAATATTCAAGCTTTAATATTAACACCAACTAGGGAGCTAGCATTGCAAATTGATGAAAATATTAGAGAATATAAAAAGTTTCTTAAATTAAAAAGTGTAGTAATTTATGGTGGAGTTAAGCAGGGTAGACAAGTAAGAGCATTGCAACAACAAGCTGATATTTTAATTGCTACTCCTGGTCGTTTACTAGACTTAATTAACCAAAAATATATTGATTTAAAGAATATTGATTATTTTGTTTTAGATGAAGCTGACAATATGTTAGATATGGGATTTATTCATGATATAAGGAAACTGGAGAAAATAATTCCTAAAAAAAGGCAAACTTTACTTTTTTCAGCAACTATGCCACCTGAAATAAAAAAATTGGCTCAAACATTATTAAATAATCCAACTGAAATAAGCGTTGCTCCTGTATCATCAACAGTTGATACAATTAAGCAATCACTATATTATGTTGATAAAAGTAATAAAATTGATTTATTGTTAGATATATTGGATGATAAAAGATATCATTCGACATTGATTTTCACTAGAACAAAACATGGTGCTGATAAACTAGCAAAGAAATTAAAATTACATAAATTTAAAGTTGGTGTTATTCATGGAAGTAAATCTCAAAATAATCGTCAAAGAACTTTAAGTGATTTTAAGGATGGTAAATTTAATACATTGATTGCTACTGATATTGCTGCTAGGGGTTTAGATATTGATGATTTATCTTATGTGATTAATTTTGAAATTCCTAATATTCCAGAAACTTATGTTCATAGAATTGGTAGAACTGGTCGTGTTGGTAAATTGGGTGAAGCTATATCTTTGTGTGCTTTAGATGAAAAGGGATTTATAAAAGATATTCAAAAGTTAATAAAAAAGGATATTGATATTGTAGTTGATCATAATTATCCAATGAAAAACAAAAAAGAAGTTCAAAAAAAGAAAGTAGTTAAATCAAACAAAACTTCTAAAAAGAGCGTAAATAAAGTACATGATAAAAAGAAAGTAGTTAAATCAAATAAACCTGATAAAAGAAAAGGTAACGATACACAAGAAAAAAAGAGAGTAAATAAGCAAGGGAAATTGTTTAATCAAAAAAAGAAAAGTAGTAATACTAACTTTAAGAAAAAGAACAACAAGCGTTAA